A genome region from Coffea arabica cultivar ET-39 chromosome 7e, Coffea Arabica ET-39 HiFi, whole genome shotgun sequence includes the following:
- the LOC113691112 gene encoding nuclear transcription factor Y subunit B-3 → MADSDNESGGNRDGNNLSESSPREQDRFLPIANVSRIMKKALPANAKISKDAKETVQECVSEFISFITGEASDKCQREKRKTINGDDLLWAMTTLGFEDYVEPLKIYLQRFRDMEGEKSAMAGRQEKEGGGGNGSVVNMGNSGGGYVGEGGGGMYGGATGLMMGTAHQQQQQQQHQHHQGHVYGSGVYNQMPGGGPGKVGSGYLGSGSSAPGRPR, encoded by the coding sequence ATGGCTGATTCTGACAACGAGTCGGGAGGAAACAGAGATGGCAACAACCTCAGTGAAAGCTCTCCCAGAGAACAAGACAGGTTTCTTCCCATAGCGAACGTCAGCAGAATCATGAAGAAAGCTTTGCCTGCAAATGCGAAGATATCAAAAGATGCTAAAGAAACAGTTCAAGAGTGCGTTTCTGAGTTCATCAGCTTCATCACCGGAGAAGCCTCTGACAAGTGTCAAAGGGAGAAGAGGAAGACCATCAACGGTGATGATTTGTTGTGGGCCATGACCACTCTGGGGTTTGAAGATTATGTTGAGCCCTTGAAGATTTATTTGCAGAGGTTCAGGGACATGGAAGGGGAGAAGAGCGCCATGGCCGGACGGCAGGAGAAAGAAGGCGGCGGGGGGAATGGCAGCGTTGTGAATATGGGGAATTCTGGGGGAGGTTATGTAGGGGAGGGTGGCGGTGGGATGTATGGGGGTGCAACGGGGCTGATGATGGGGACAGCgcatcagcagcagcagcagcagcagcatcaGCATCATCAGGGGCACGTGTACGGCTCTGGGGTATACAATCAGATGCCCGGTGGGGGGCCTGGAAAGGTTGGATCGGGTTACCTGGGATCCGGGTCATCCGCCCCAGGGAGGCCAAGGTAG